The Pontibacter pudoricolor genome contains a region encoding:
- a CDS encoding YciE/YciF ferroxidase family protein, with protein sequence MKLNNLNDLLIHELKDIYNAEQQITKALPKMMKATSSNQLKKAFEDHLKVTEQQIERLEKVFELMGEKAKGEKCKAMEGIIREAESMMEEKADASVMDAALIASAQRVEHYEIAAYGTVCTYAKQLGMNDVLKLLLRTLDEEKKTDELLTTIAESSVNIKAER encoded by the coding sequence ATGAAACTAAACAACTTAAATGATCTCCTGATCCATGAACTGAAGGATATTTACAACGCTGAGCAGCAAATTACAAAGGCGTTGCCTAAAATGATGAAGGCAACATCTTCTAACCAGCTGAAGAAGGCTTTTGAAGATCACCTGAAGGTAACCGAACAACAGATAGAGCGCTTGGAAAAAGTGTTTGAACTGATGGGCGAAAAAGCCAAAGGGGAGAAATGCAAAGCCATGGAAGGCATTATCCGTGAAGCTGAGTCGATGATGGAGGAGAAAGCTGATGCCAGTGTAATGGATGCGGCCCTTATTGCATCTGCACAGCGTGTAGAGCATTACGAAATAGCAGCTTATGGCACTGTTTGCACGTATGCAAAGCAGCTGGGTATGAACGATGTACTTAAATTACTTTTGAGAACCTTAGATGAGGAAAAGAAAACAGATGAACTGCTGACAACTATAGCCGAAAGCTCGGTTAATATTAAAGCAGAGAGATAA
- a CDS encoding cyanophycinase has protein sequence MEKPKGKLIAVGGNEDKGTYPNPKSKKKYYLDFFELGILKRFIQEIPVKNPHIEVITTASLIPEEVGERYMSAFGILGAENARLMHIRNEEDALLPEYLERISKADGVMMSGGNQQRLTQIFGDTEFLHIMRKRYQEEPFVVAGTSAGAMAMSKIMIKGGSAPESLLRGSVKMSHGLGFIDGVIIDSHFVVRGRFGRLIEAVVTHPKTIGIGLGEDTGVLITEGDLIETIGSNLVVIVDGHSVNYTNVHDVPEGRPISIEKLVMHVLAKGNVFNIETREFFKDELTLQQNLVQTTQR, from the coding sequence GTGGAGAAACCTAAAGGAAAGCTGATTGCAGTTGGCGGAAACGAAGACAAAGGAACCTACCCTAACCCTAAGTCGAAGAAAAAATACTACCTCGATTTTTTTGAACTGGGCATTCTGAAGCGCTTTATACAGGAAATTCCGGTAAAAAACCCGCACATAGAAGTCATAACAACTGCTTCGCTTATTCCGGAAGAAGTAGGTGAACGTTACATGAGTGCTTTCGGTATCTTAGGTGCCGAAAACGCCAGGTTAATGCACATCCGTAACGAAGAAGACGCCCTCCTACCTGAATACCTGGAACGCATCAGCAAAGCCGACGGCGTAATGATGAGCGGCGGTAATCAGCAACGCTTAACGCAGATATTCGGAGACACAGAATTTCTTCACATCATGAGGAAAAGATATCAGGAAGAGCCGTTTGTAGTTGCCGGGACAAGTGCCGGTGCCATGGCGATGTCTAAAATTATGATTAAAGGCGGAAGTGCCCCGGAATCGTTGCTGAGAGGCTCCGTTAAAATGTCTCATGGCCTGGGTTTTATAGATGGCGTGATCATCGACTCTCACTTTGTAGTGCGTGGGCGCTTCGGAAGGTTGATCGAAGCGGTAGTAACACACCCGAAAACCATCGGAATTGGGTTGGGAGAAGATACGGGCGTGCTGATAACAGAAGGAGACCTGATTGAAACGATAGGATCAAACCTGGTAGTTATAGTGGATGGCCATAGCGTTAATTATACCAACGTGCACGATGTTCCGGAAGGCCGTCCCATCTCCATAGAAAAACTGGTGATGCATGTGCTGGCAAAAGGCAACGTGTTTAACATAGAAACCAGGGAGTTCTTTAAAGACGAACTTACCCTGCAACAGAATCTGGTACAGACTACGCAGCGCTAA
- a CDS encoding isoaspartyl peptidase/L-asparaginase family protein: MGNYSIAIHGGAGTITPSSMTPALEVKYKEALHQAIDRGSNILAAGGKALDAVQQAVEVLENTPLFNAGKGSVFTKHGMHEMDAAIMCGKTLQAGAAAGVYSIKNPVSLAREILEHSDHVFMSGYGAEEFARKQRIEFAAEDYFFDMFRYKQWCEVRDSNIFMLDHTVGDEKFGTVGAVALDMDGNLAAATSTGGMTNKNYNRIGDTPVIGAGTYANNETCAISCTGHGEYFLRAVVAYDVSCLMEYKGYSLQQACEKVVMDKLVRFGGEGGLIAVDALGNIAMPFNSEGMYRACQTSNKPPIVAIYKNEIKAVGKL, from the coding sequence ATGGGTAACTATTCTATCGCCATTCATGGAGGGGCAGGCACCATAACGCCATCATCCATGACACCCGCCCTGGAAGTGAAATATAAAGAAGCCTTACATCAAGCTATAGATCGGGGAAGCAACATACTGGCCGCAGGCGGAAAAGCGCTTGATGCCGTGCAGCAAGCCGTTGAAGTGCTGGAAAATACACCGTTATTTAATGCAGGTAAAGGCTCTGTATTTACAAAACACGGCATGCATGAGATGGATGCCGCAATTATGTGTGGTAAAACCCTGCAGGCCGGTGCAGCAGCAGGAGTGTATAGCATTAAAAACCCGGTCTCGCTGGCAAGAGAAATCCTCGAACATTCGGACCACGTGTTTATGAGCGGCTATGGCGCGGAAGAGTTTGCCCGCAAGCAGCGTATAGAATTTGCTGCTGAAGACTACTTTTTTGACATGTTCCGGTATAAGCAATGGTGCGAAGTAAGGGACTCTAACATATTTATGCTGGACCACACCGTGGGCGATGAGAAGTTTGGTACGGTAGGGGCTGTAGCCCTGGATATGGACGGAAACCTGGCGGCAGCTACCTCGACCGGCGGAATGACCAACAAAAACTATAACCGCATTGGCGATACACCTGTAATCGGGGCAGGAACTTACGCAAACAACGAAACTTGCGCCATTTCGTGTACCGGCCATGGCGAATACTTTTTGAGGGCAGTAGTAGCCTACGATGTTTCGTGCTTAATGGAATACAAAGGCTATAGTTTGCAGCAGGCCTGTGAAAAGGTGGTGATGGATAAACTCGTGCGTTTTGGTGGCGAAGGCGGTTTAATAGCCGTTGATGCGCTGGGCAACATCGCCATGCCCTTTAACTCCGAAGGAATGTACCGAGCCTGCCAGACCAGTAATAAACCGCCTATAGTTGCCATCTATAAAAATGAAATAAAGGCTGTAGGCAAACTATAG
- a CDS encoding DUF3127 domain-containing protein produces MSFDIQGKLHEIFAENQVSDKFRKREFVLEIPDGSYTQYAKFQLTQDKCSLLDQFQKGQEVKVSFNLSGKPFVKNGETLYFTNLQAWRLEAANAGGSNFGGAPASAPAQNQAPTFYSSDADNDLPF; encoded by the coding sequence ATGTCGTTTGATATCCAAGGAAAACTGCACGAAATTTTCGCGGAAAACCAGGTTAGTGATAAATTCAGAAAGCGCGAGTTTGTTCTCGAGATTCCGGATGGTTCTTATACCCAGTACGCTAAGTTCCAGCTAACTCAGGATAAGTGCAGCCTGCTAGACCAGTTCCAGAAAGGACAGGAAGTAAAGGTTTCTTTCAACTTATCAGGTAAGCCTTTTGTAAAAAATGGTGAGACCTTATATTTTACTAACCTGCAGGCCTGGAGACTTGAGGCTGCTAATGCCGGTGGTAGTAACTTCGGCGGTGCGCCTGCTTCGGCTCCTGCACAAAATCAGGCTCCTACGTTCTATTCATCTGATGCAGATAACGACCTGCCTTTCTAA
- a CDS encoding AlbA family DNA-binding domain-containing protein, which yields MPKPKFIFMDELQRLIWQGENDQVDFKQRVTQPEKIARTMVSFANTRGGTILIGIKDNGEVCGVDPEEEKHTLQLAASFYCDPPVALTYEEIEVDHHTVLKVTIPESQQKPHFAKVKDDDWRGYVRVKDTSVQTSKMVNKVLEHEEPQFEQLPLDRHENAALSLLQKQPRLTLKQYMKAANLSERRAHRILVKLVIHGYLRLHDKEKEDYYTLS from the coding sequence ATGCCAAAGCCAAAATTCATTTTTATGGATGAACTCCAGCGCCTTATCTGGCAGGGCGAAAATGACCAGGTAGATTTTAAACAGCGTGTCACCCAACCAGAAAAAATTGCCCGGACTATGGTTTCGTTCGCCAATACCCGGGGCGGCACGATCCTGATCGGCATTAAAGATAACGGTGAAGTTTGTGGCGTAGACCCGGAAGAAGAAAAACATACCCTGCAGCTGGCAGCCAGCTTTTACTGCGACCCTCCTGTTGCCCTTACCTACGAAGAGATAGAAGTTGATCACCACACGGTATTAAAAGTAACTATACCGGAAAGCCAGCAGAAGCCACATTTTGCGAAAGTAAAGGACGATGACTGGCGTGGCTATGTGCGAGTTAAAGACACCAGTGTGCAGACCAGTAAAATGGTAAACAAAGTGCTGGAGCACGAAGAACCACAGTTTGAACAACTGCCGCTTGACCGGCACGAGAATGCAGCCCTGTCGCTATTGCAAAAACAGCCCCGCCTTACCCTGAAGCAGTATATGAAAGCTGCCAATCTTTCTGAGAGACGGGCACACCGCATCCTGGTAAAACTGGTGATACACGGCTATCTGCGCCTCCACGATAAAGAAAAAGAAGATTACTATACTTTAAGCTAA
- a CDS encoding toxin-antitoxin system YwqK family antitoxin: MNKNLLLILLLFVAPVIVHAQAEINKTTPVKVKKWYHFFRTNAFDKEGAYHGRWKIYINNDQDLVRNGRFRHGKEVGIWRYYYPGGGIYMVEKHKWRSGDIQVRKYHENGNLARTGQAKMISNEEEAHYYWEGVWQVYDEQGNFTHTETYVKGHLLTKQAQPIGQ, translated from the coding sequence ATGAACAAGAACTTACTGTTAATCCTGCTGCTTTTTGTAGCGCCTGTTATAGTGCATGCACAAGCAGAAATCAATAAAACAACACCTGTAAAGGTTAAGAAATGGTACCATTTTTTCAGAACCAATGCCTTTGATAAAGAAGGTGCCTACCACGGCCGCTGGAAAATTTACATTAATAACGATCAGGACCTGGTACGGAATGGCCGTTTCAGGCATGGAAAGGAAGTAGGCATCTGGCGTTACTATTATCCCGGTGGCGGTATATATATGGTAGAAAAGCACAAGTGGCGCTCCGGTGATATTCAGGTAAGAAAATACCATGAAAATGGGAACCTGGCCAGAACAGGGCAGGCTAAAATGATAAGCAACGAAGAGGAAGCGCATTACTATTGGGAAGGGGTGTGGCAGGTGTACGATGAACAGGGCAATTTTACACATACCGAAACCTACGTGAAGGGTCACCTGCTTACTAAACAGGCACAGCCTATAGGGCAATAA
- a CDS encoding PhoH family protein encodes MPKATTATAKEKTTKTTHTTNTASRVRPTSAKGKAIKATDRKVFVLDTSVILYDHSAIQNFQEHDVAIPITVLEELDNFKKGNDIKNFEAREFIRFIDKLSAEHKLQEWIPLNGKTKGSFRVVMNESVTLDAVKVFGDKNDHHILNSALQIQQEQPDRKVVLVTKDINLRLKARALNLISEDYETGKIQDVAGLYTGNDTLEDVPPNLVNELYEKGVCEVDKVMPAPPADNHFFILKSFKNSILSFYNASEKLLERVDKQAAFGVKPRNAEQTFALHALLNPNIKLVSIQGVAGTGKTLLALASALEQRRDYKQIYLARPIVPLSNKDIGYLPGDIKSKLNPYMEPLWDNLKYIQNQFAENSKEYQKIRDMVELEKLMITPLAYIRGRSLSNIFFIVDEAQNLTPHEVKTVISRAGENTKIIFTGDIYQIDTPYLDSQSNGLSYLIDRAKNHPLYAHVTLTKGERSELANLANELL; translated from the coding sequence ATGCCGAAAGCAACCACAGCAACCGCAAAAGAAAAAACGACCAAAACGACTCATACCACTAATACAGCCAGCCGCGTACGCCCGACAAGTGCTAAAGGAAAAGCAATTAAGGCAACCGATCGTAAAGTTTTTGTACTGGATACCTCCGTTATACTTTATGACCACAGCGCTATCCAAAACTTTCAGGAACACGATGTAGCCATACCCATTACTGTACTCGAAGAACTGGATAACTTTAAGAAAGGCAATGATATCAAGAACTTTGAAGCCCGCGAGTTTATCCGTTTTATTGATAAGCTCTCCGCAGAGCACAAACTGCAGGAATGGATACCGTTAAACGGTAAGACCAAAGGCAGCTTTAGAGTGGTAATGAATGAGAGTGTGACCCTGGATGCCGTGAAAGTGTTCGGCGATAAGAACGATCATCATATACTGAACTCTGCCCTGCAGATACAACAGGAACAGCCCGACCGCAAAGTAGTACTGGTAACCAAAGATATAAACCTGCGCCTTAAAGCCCGCGCCCTTAACCTGATATCGGAAGACTATGAAACGGGTAAGATACAGGATGTGGCCGGCCTGTACACTGGTAACGACACCCTGGAGGATGTACCACCCAACCTTGTAAACGAATTGTATGAGAAAGGCGTTTGTGAAGTTGATAAGGTAATGCCTGCTCCCCCGGCAGATAACCACTTCTTTATCCTGAAAAGCTTTAAAAATTCGATCCTCTCGTTTTACAATGCATCAGAAAAGCTGCTGGAGCGGGTAGACAAACAGGCGGCATTTGGAGTGAAGCCCCGCAATGCCGAGCAAACATTTGCCTTGCATGCCCTTTTAAACCCTAACATCAAGCTGGTTTCGATACAAGGTGTGGCAGGTACAGGCAAAACGCTGCTTGCACTGGCAAGTGCCCTGGAGCAGCGACGGGACTATAAGCAGATTTACCTGGCACGGCCTATAGTTCCGTTAAGCAACAAAGACATCGGCTACCTGCCCGGAGATATTAAATCAAAGCTTAACCCCTACATGGAGCCCCTCTGGGACAACCTGAAATACATACAAAACCAGTTTGCAGAGAATAGCAAGGAATACCAGAAGATACGGGATATGGTGGAGCTGGAAAAACTTATGATCACGCCGTTGGCTTATATTCGTGGCCGTAGTTTGTCCAACATCTTTTTTATAGTTGACGAAGCCCAGAACCTGACCCCGCATGAAGTGAAAACGGTAATTTCCAGGGCTGGCGAAAACACCAAGATTATCTTTACCGGAGACATTTACCAGATCGATACGCCTTACCTTGATTCACAAAGCAATGGTTTATCTTACCTGATAGATCGTGCTAAGAATCACCCGCTTTATGCCCACGTAACATTAACGAAAGGCGAACGCTCAGAACTTGCAAACCTGGCCAATGAACTTTTATAG
- a CDS encoding DinB family protein — protein MTLTIKRPLQNEYPAYYLPYVNQVPENVDIMQTLEDQLSEIPELLAAIDDTRAEEAYAEGKWTIKELLQHMLDSERIFAYRALCIARGEQASLPGFDENMYAENSMANERQLKDILEEYDLVRRSNLCMFRGFDSGALDNVGTANNKQITLRGLIYVIAGHERHHINILKERYLKLTA, from the coding sequence ATGACATTAACTATAAAAAGACCACTCCAGAACGAATATCCGGCTTACTATCTGCCTTATGTAAATCAGGTTCCTGAGAATGTAGACATCATGCAGACACTGGAAGATCAGTTGTCGGAAATACCTGAACTGTTAGCAGCTATCGATGACACCAGGGCAGAAGAGGCATATGCCGAAGGCAAGTGGACTATTAAAGAGCTGTTGCAGCACATGCTCGACTCGGAAAGGATATTTGCCTACCGTGCCCTTTGCATTGCCCGGGGTGAGCAGGCTTCGCTGCCGGGTTTTGATGAGAACATGTATGCAGAGAACTCCATGGCCAATGAGCGGCAGCTAAAGGATATCCTGGAAGAGTATGACCTGGTACGGAGGTCTAACCTGTGCATGTTCCGCGGCTTCGACTCGGGTGCATTGGACAATGTTGGTACGGCCAACAACAAGCAGATAACGCTACGCGGATTAATCTATGTTATAGCCGGCCACGAACGTCACCATATCAATATCCTTAAAGAGCGCTACCTGAAGCTCACCGCATAA
- a CDS encoding SRPBCC family protein — translation MKLLLRFAVMLMVLAAIIFGGATLLPDQIEVKQTIVINATPDQVFPYLNNTSNWKRWSAWNMTNDPSLIYLYGGPVSGAGARQNWNGDKVGNWHMLFTQSTAPDSLTYELKQEGQTIKSIGSFVLQKTDAGTMVTWSQTTPLEDNPLALYKGAWQNYRTEQQILESLANLKSLVTDTQLNTAKK, via the coding sequence ATGAAGCTATTGTTACGTTTTGCTGTTATGCTGATGGTGCTGGCTGCTATTATTTTCGGAGGAGCTACGCTGCTGCCTGACCAGATAGAGGTAAAGCAAACTATAGTTATAAACGCCACACCCGACCAGGTTTTCCCTTACCTGAACAATACCAGCAACTGGAAGCGCTGGAGCGCCTGGAATATGACCAACGACCCGAGCCTGATCTACCTGTATGGCGGTCCGGTTAGCGGGGCAGGAGCACGCCAGAACTGGAATGGCGACAAAGTAGGTAACTGGCATATGTTATTTACCCAAAGTACCGCTCCAGATAGCCTGACCTATGAACTGAAGCAGGAAGGACAAACTATAAAATCTATCGGTAGCTTTGTGTTGCAAAAAACCGACGCTGGTACCATGGTTACCTGGTCCCAGACAACACCACTTGAAGATAACCCTTTGGCTTTATACAAAGGAGCATGGCAGAACTATAGAACCGAACAGCAAATACTGGAAAGCCTGGCAAATTTAAAGTCACTGGTTACCGATACGCAACTGAATACCGCTAAAAAATAA
- a CDS encoding YkvA family protein, translating into MIQDLIQKGLRLSQHAIFRRFVTKAGGFLGKPAKLAMLLTTAYDKLLDTSSSESGFAQVKDIMQTFIRLVKAYTNGNYRAVSNKSLLVGVGVLLYLVTPLDLIPDFIPVLGLLDDISLMAWFVDAFHKEITNFRAWEQGKTESLGVDEVKRLESL; encoded by the coding sequence ATGATACAGGATTTAATACAAAAAGGACTACGCCTGTCGCAACATGCCATTTTCCGTCGGTTTGTTACCAAAGCAGGCGGTTTTCTGGGTAAGCCTGCTAAACTGGCCATGCTCCTGACTACTGCATATGATAAACTTCTGGATACTAGCAGTTCGGAAAGTGGCTTTGCTCAGGTAAAAGATATTATGCAGACCTTTATCAGGCTGGTAAAAGCCTACACCAATGGAAACTACCGGGCAGTGTCGAACAAGTCGTTGCTGGTGGGTGTTGGCGTGCTTTTATACCTGGTTACGCCTTTAGATCTTATTCCGGACTTTATACCTGTGCTGGGGTTGCTGGATGATATCAGTCTGATGGCCTGGTTTGTAGATGCTTTCCACAAAGAGATAACCAACTTCAGAGCCTGGGAGCAGGGAAAGACAGAGAGTTTGGGAGTTGATGAAGTTAAAAGGTTAGAGAGTTTGTAA
- a CDS encoding S46 family peptidase, translating into MISKRIFAFIAAAWLSVGISSARPDEGMWLPMLLKQLNESDMQKKGLKLSADDIYSVNQSSLKDAIVSFGGFCTGEMISSEGLLLTNHHCGYGQIQQHSTVENDYLTKGFWAMTKEQELPNPGLTATFIVRMEDVTKQILAGANAAKTEAEREAIIQMNIAKVAKESTAGTHYDAVIKPYFYGNEYYMYITETFKDIRMVGAPPSSIGKFGGDTDNWMWPRHTGDFSLFRIYAGPNNEPAEYSPNNKPYKPKHHLPISLSGVKENDFTLVFGFPGRTNEYLTSHAIEEIYEVSNPAKIKIRDTKLQILDKDMKASDAVRIQYAAKYASIANYWKKWTGENRGLKKANAIEKKQELERQFMSWVNADPARKQEYGNLMAEFEKNYKALDGITISRDYIMEAANGIELIRYASGFGKLQEMIDAKAPQAEINSQAEKLEKGAAGFFKNFNAPTDKKVFAALMSMYYNDLDKKLLPEAVRTAGARTKGDFTKLADEVYSKSKLTSEAGVNKLLADVKAGKTNVLKNDPAFALSNAIDTHYRTQVLPTYTAVNDNLNLLYRKYITALRAMQQDKKFYPDANSTLRVAYGKVEPYEPLDGVTYNYYTTLEGIMEKAAMTGVEDYVIPEKLRELYEKKDYGPYGMNGEMPVGFIASNHTTGGNSGSPVINANGQLIGTNFDRNWEGTMSDIAYNPDQVRNIAVDARYMLFIVDKFAGAGHLVKEMTLVTDNTSGLPQVDARKTAEPAKELSKREKRKLEKEAKKAKKRKKEAAEVN; encoded by the coding sequence ATGATCAGCAAACGCATTTTTGCTTTTATAGCAGCTGCCTGGTTAAGTGTAGGAATAAGCTCCGCCCGTCCCGACGAAGGCATGTGGTTACCTATGCTTCTGAAGCAGCTAAACGAGTCTGATATGCAGAAAAAGGGCCTGAAGCTCTCTGCAGACGACATTTATAGTGTAAACCAGTCCAGCCTGAAAGATGCCATCGTATCGTTTGGCGGATTTTGTACCGGCGAAATGATCTCTTCGGAAGGTCTATTGCTCACCAACCACCACTGCGGATACGGCCAGATACAGCAACACAGTACTGTTGAGAACGATTACCTGACCAAGGGTTTCTGGGCAATGACAAAAGAGCAGGAGCTTCCAAACCCGGGACTTACCGCTACTTTTATAGTTCGCATGGAAGACGTGACCAAGCAGATTTTAGCCGGCGCTAATGCCGCTAAAACCGAAGCGGAACGTGAAGCCATCATTCAGATGAACATAGCTAAAGTTGCCAAAGAATCTACGGCAGGCACGCATTATGATGCTGTTATAAAGCCTTACTTCTATGGCAACGAGTATTATATGTACATCACCGAAACGTTCAAAGACATCCGTATGGTTGGTGCGCCGCCATCGTCTATCGGTAAGTTTGGTGGCGATACCGATAACTGGATGTGGCCGCGCCATACCGGCGACTTCTCGCTGTTCCGTATCTACGCAGGCCCTAACAACGAGCCGGCAGAGTACTCACCTAACAACAAGCCTTACAAGCCGAAACATCACCTGCCTATCTCGCTTAGCGGCGTAAAGGAGAATGACTTCACGCTTGTATTTGGTTTCCCGGGGCGAACTAACGAGTATCTTACCTCACACGCTATTGAAGAGATCTATGAAGTTTCTAACCCTGCCAAGATAAAAATCCGCGATACAAAACTGCAGATACTTGATAAGGATATGAAAGCTTCTGATGCGGTTCGTATTCAGTATGCGGCCAAGTATGCAAGCATTGCCAACTACTGGAAAAAGTGGACCGGTGAGAACCGCGGACTTAAAAAAGCGAATGCCATCGAGAAAAAGCAGGAACTGGAGCGCCAGTTTATGAGCTGGGTAAATGCTGACCCTGCGCGTAAGCAGGAATATGGCAACCTGATGGCTGAGTTTGAGAAGAACTATAAAGCACTGGATGGCATCACGATCTCCCGCGATTATATTATGGAGGCAGCCAACGGTATTGAGCTGATCCGTTACGCCAGCGGCTTCGGTAAGCTGCAGGAGATGATAGATGCGAAAGCACCACAGGCAGAAATAAACTCCCAGGCTGAGAAGCTTGAAAAAGGAGCTGCCGGTTTCTTTAAGAACTTTAATGCGCCAACCGACAAGAAAGTTTTTGCTGCGCTGATGAGCATGTACTACAACGACCTTGACAAGAAGCTGCTGCCGGAAGCTGTGAGAACGGCAGGTGCCAGAACCAAAGGCGACTTTACAAAACTGGCTGATGAGGTATACAGCAAATCCAAGTTAACTTCTGAAGCAGGTGTAAATAAGCTGTTAGCAGATGTGAAAGCTGGTAAAACCAATGTACTGAAAAATGACCCTGCTTTTGCCCTTTCCAACGCCATTGATACACATTACCGCACGCAGGTATTGCCAACCTATACAGCTGTTAACGACAACCTGAACCTGCTGTACAGAAAGTATATTACCGCACTGCGTGCCATGCAACAGGATAAAAAGTTCTACCCGGATGCTAACTCTACCCTGCGCGTTGCTTACGGTAAAGTAGAGCCTTACGAACCGCTGGATGGCGTAACGTATAACTACTACACTACCCTGGAAGGCATTATGGAGAAGGCAGCCATGACCGGCGTAGAAGATTACGTGATACCTGAAAAACTGCGCGAACTATACGAGAAGAAAGATTATGGTCCGTATGGTATGAATGGCGAAATGCCGGTTGGCTTTATAGCCTCTAACCACACAACAGGCGGCAACTCTGGCTCACCGGTTATCAATGCCAATGGTCAGCTGATTGGTACTAACTTCGACCGTAACTGGGAAGGTACTATGAGCGACATCGCATACAACCCGGACCAGGTACGTAACATTGCCGTAGATGCCCGCTACATGCTGTTTATAGTTGATAAATTTGCCGGCGCCGGCCACCTTGTAAAAGAGATGACACTGGTAACTGACAACACATCAGGTTTGCCGCAGGTAGATGCCCGCAAAACAGCTGAACCAGCCAAAGAGCTTTCTAAGAGAGAGAAACGCAAACTGGAGAAAGAAGCTAAAAAAGCTAAAAAGAGGAAAAAAGAAGCTGCTGAAGTAAATTAA
- a CDS encoding tyrosine-type recombinase/integrase: MNQSYSVAPAIYLNLLEHDGKNYIRIWHKPNPFITKRLREASWVKYSKTFKCFVMHHSPQAIEMTFSHFQGLANVNTRYLYRPKRLKPDKIVPIVNGKQQGEPLQKLPDLPIVRLQPMLTTKNTTVIGITFNPDTILYQTLNSSIGTTWQKDQKCFSIPEGGQHILKVASDLQGKAWLWLSQELQLRDVTLMRQLWEQTYAKCPNYISCPIAYLEKLYILNYSINTIRTYHNLLLRFLNSHKGNPLTDINNFTETDINAYHRAMVQAGSYSSSLINQSINAVKFYYQRILNRHEVQLNNLERPEKPEKLPLVLSKQEVSRILEATDNLKHRCMLQLLYAGGLRIGEVINLQITDIQSERNVLYIRGGKGKKDRTTVLSLKLLQNLRAYYKEYRPKVWLFEGQFGGQYTADSLRNVFQGCRKRAGILVKATPHTLRHSFATHLLEQGTDLRYIQTLLGHRSSKTTEIYTHVTSYALDKIVSPLDNL, encoded by the coding sequence ATGAATCAATCTTATAGTGTTGCTCCTGCTATTTATCTTAATCTTTTAGAGCATGATGGCAAAAACTACATCCGGATATGGCATAAACCTAACCCATTTATAACTAAAAGGCTAAGGGAAGCCTCTTGGGTAAAGTATAGTAAAACATTTAAATGCTTTGTAATGCACCACAGCCCGCAGGCAATAGAAATGACATTTTCGCATTTTCAGGGGCTGGCCAATGTAAACACGCGTTACCTGTACAGGCCAAAAAGGCTTAAACCAGATAAAATTGTGCCGATAGTTAACGGAAAGCAACAGGGTGAGCCACTACAAAAATTGCCTGATCTGCCTATAGTGCGCCTTCAGCCCATGCTAACTACTAAAAACACCACTGTTATCGGTATTACTTTTAATCCGGATACAATTCTTTATCAAACATTAAACAGCAGCATTGGTACTACCTGGCAGAAAGATCAGAAGTGCTTTAGTATACCTGAGGGCGGACAACATATACTTAAAGTTGCAAGCGATCTGCAAGGTAAGGCATGGCTTTGGCTGAGCCAGGAACTGCAGTTACGTGATGTAACGCTTATGCGGCAGCTCTGGGAACAGACCTATGCTAAGTGCCCAAACTATATCAGTTGCCCAATTGCGTACCTGGAGAAGCTGTACATACTGAACTATAGCATCAACACCATCAGGACTTACCATAATTTGTTATTACGATTTTTAAACAGCCATAAAGGCAACCCACTAACTGATATAAACAACTTTACTGAGACAGACATTAATGCCTATCACCGGGCAATGGTACAAGCAGGCAGCTACTCCAGCTCATTGATAAACCAGAGTATTAATGCCGTTAAATTTTATTACCAGCGCATATTAAACCGCCACGAAGTACAGCTAAACAATCTGGAGCGACCCGAAAAGCCTGAGAAGCTGCCGCTGGTGCTTAGTAAACAGGAAGTAAGCAGAATACTGGAAGCTACCGATAACCTGAAGCACCGCTGCATGTTACAGCTGCTTTATGCAGGTGGGCTGCGCATCGGGGAAGTAATTAACCTCCAGATCACAGACATACAATCAGAACGGAATGTACTATATATACGAGGTGGAAAAGGCAAAAAAGACCGCACTACAGTACTGTCTCTGAAGCTACTGCAAAACCTTAGGGCGTATTATAAAGAATACAGACCTAAAGTATGGCTGTTTGAAGGCCAGTTTGGCGGGCAATACACCGCAGACAGCTTGCGGAATGTGTTTCAGGGATGCAGAAAAAGAGCCGGAATACTTGTTAAAGCTACGCCACACACATTGCGTCACTCTTTTGCAACACACCTGTTGGAACAAGGTACCGACCTGCGATACATTCAAACACTGCTTGGGCATCGCTCAAGCAAGACCACTGAGATATATACCCATGTCACGAGCTATGCTTTAGACAAAATTGTGAGCCCGCTGGATAATCTTTAG